One Arthrobacter sp. B3I4 genomic window, CCGGGGCCAGAGTCAGGGGGCGGGTCGAATTCGATATCCGGTTCCCAGACCGGCCGCGGACCGGCGCCGGGACCAAGACCTGGGTCCGGCGGAAGGTGGGGTTCGAAGTCCGGTTCCCCACCCGGCGGCAGGCCGGCATCGAGGTCCGGTTCCCCACCCGGCGGCAGGCCGGCATCGAGGTCCGGTTCCCCACCCGGCGGCAGGCCGGCATCGAGATCCGGTTCCCCACCCGGCGGCAGGCCGGCATCGGGTTCCGGTTCCCAGCCCAGTGGCAGGCTGGACCCGAACGGCACGTCTATTGCCAGAATGTCGTCCGGCAGTCGGGGTGGTTCCCAGTCCTGGTGTTCGCTTGGGTAGGTGCGGCCTGTTGGGGACGTCCAGCCGGGCGGGTGGTCTCTACTGGCTCCGGTGGGTGTCCAGGCGGTGGTGTGTTTGAGGCGGTGGTGTTTACGGCAGGCCTGGCCCAGGTTGGCGATCCCTGTGGTGCCGCCGTCGGCCCAGGCCAGCAGGTGGTCGGTTTCGTTATCCAGCGACGCGTTGTTACAGCCCGGGAACGAGCACTTCGCGTCCCGCAGCCGCAGCCACTGCCGCAGGGCTTTGCTTGGCCGGTAGCTTTTCCGGCCGATCTCCAACGGCGCCCCGTCCCGCGGATCGACCAGCACCCGGTACATCGCGTCGGTGCCGTCGGCGACGAGCCGGCGGGCCATCGACGGCGGGATCGGGCCGTACCCGTCCAGCATCGCTGGTTCCTCCGTGACCCCCAGCAGCGACAGCACCGGTACGGTGACCAGCACCTGCGCCCGCGGCAACCGCACATCCCCCGACAACCCAGCCCCTCTAACGCCGGAAGCGGCCGACCCGGAAGCGGAACCGGTGCTGCCGGACCATGAAGCGCCGGTGCCGATCTCGCTGCTGTCGCCGCTGCCGTCGCGGTGGCCGGCGGTAGCCACGGTGGGGAGTTCGCTGCCGCTGCCGTCGCGGTGGCCGGCGGTAGCCACGGTGGGGAGTTCGGTGCCGATACCGGAAGATGAGCCGGTGGTGCGGGGAGCGCTCGACCCGGAAGTGCAACTGGTGCTGCCGAGCTCTGAAGTGCCCCCGGTGATCTCGCCGGTGAGGAGCAGGCCCGCGGTGACGTCCGCGCGCAGCTGCGTCAGGTTCCGTCCCTCGGCCGGGCCTTGCAGGGCCCGGGCCGTGGCGGTGGTCCGTTCCCAGATCCCCGCCGCGGTGTCCGCGGGCAGATACGTGTTGTACCAGGCCATCCCGTCACTGTCGGGCAGGAATTCCACCCGCCGGTCCTGCACACCCCTGGCATGCCGGGCCTCAATGCTGACCGGGTGGTGCCGCTCCCGCCACGTCCGGGCCTTCGCACGGAACCGGCCCGGCACCAGCTCCCCCGCCGGGCAGCCCCTCGCCGGGTCCGGGACCTCCAGGTCCGGGAAGTACGGGGCCAAAAAGTGCGCCTCCAGCGCCGCAGCGCCCGCCCGGTCCAGGTTCACGGTCTCATCGACCATGATCCGGGCATGCTGCCACGAAATCTGCCCGGCCTGCAACGCCCCCAGCGTCAACGGCAACGCCGTCGTCAACGCCACCGCCTGGCAAATCAGCGCGTCGGCGGAGCGTTCACTGACCGTCAACACACACGCAAGCTCCG contains:
- a CDS encoding HNH endonuclease signature motif containing protein; the encoded protein is MRSGVALSAESRSAVAALLASVTAFAASVGVGLEDCEPLNADSSTETGSLAGGGVVVGELVPDAGSSRDAGPLAAAGAAPGAGPLAAAGSVPEAGSEASEGAVFVEDPLREAADGCLDGLTGLARLEGQFAAVKTRLTAEYLGVSEALMPPVSAPQQRTVHRMSMVAELACVLTVSERSADALICQAVALTTALPLTLGALQAGQISWQHARIMVDETVNLDRAGAAALEAHFLAPYFPDLEVPDPARGCPAGELVPGRFRAKARTWRERHHPVSIEARHARGVQDRRVEFLPDSDGMAWYNTYLPADTAAGIWERTTATARALQGPAEGRNLTQLRADVTAGLLLTGEITGGTSELGSTSCTSGSSAPRTTGSSSGIGTELPTVATAGHRDGSGSELPTVATAGHRDGSGDSSEIGTGASWSGSTGSASGSAASGVRGAGLSGDVRLPRAQVLVTVPVLSLLGVTEEPAMLDGYGPIPPSMARRLVADGTDAMYRVLVDPRDGAPLEIGRKSYRPSKALRQWLRLRDAKCSFPGCNNASLDNETDHLLAWADGGTTGIANLGQACRKHHRLKHTTAWTPTGASRDHPPGWTSPTGRTYPSEHQDWEPPRLPDDILAIDVPFGSSLPLGWEPEPDAGLPPGGEPDLDAGLPPGGEPDLDAGLPPGGEPDLDAGLPPGGEPDFEPHLPPDPGLGPGAGPRPVWEPDIEFDPPPDSGPGADLPLPEDPFPDWHHYLSPAA